A part of Desulfomicrobium baculatum DSM 4028 genomic DNA contains:
- the tilS gene encoding tRNA lysidine(34) synthetase TilS, translating into MRLQDIPRHLARRCLGIPRFCRESLGVELRGTRLVVAYSAGLDSTALLHLLHLLRAPLNLTLIAAHAHHGLRPESDRELEHAREVCSRLSIAFQAAHLDIPSLQAASGRGLEECARQARYAFLESVRQEHQADWITTAHHGDDLAEDIVMRLLRGTGWPGLGGMPGVDPKRGLLRPLLDWEKNGLRSFLEETGTGWCEDQSNASPDRTRNRVRHDILPLLRRENPSFAKTSMQLWTLAQIDEEYWSQALPLLPAPMRNFLLASALLDVHQAKRLRLYKTILDSMGPGQVLASHLLRLDTAWMRKNCGRAIQFPGDKVASVQPEGIRFHFQKRSS; encoded by the coding sequence ATGCGACTTCAGGACATCCCTCGACACCTGGCCCGGCGCTGCCTTGGCATCCCACGCTTTTGCAGGGAGAGCCTGGGGGTCGAACTGCGCGGCACGCGCCTTGTCGTCGCCTATTCCGCCGGTCTTGACTCCACCGCCCTGTTGCATCTGCTACACCTGTTGCGCGCGCCCCTGAACCTGACCCTCATCGCGGCCCACGCCCACCACGGCCTGCGGCCCGAATCGGACCGGGAACTGGAGCATGCCCGGGAAGTCTGTTCCCGTCTGAGCATTGCCTTCCAAGCGGCGCACCTCGACATCCCTTCGCTCCAGGCCGCGTCGGGACGCGGTCTGGAAGAATGCGCACGCCAGGCGCGCTATGCGTTTTTGGAATCCGTGCGGCAGGAGCATCAGGCGGATTGGATCACCACGGCGCACCATGGCGACGATCTGGCCGAAGACATCGTCATGCGTCTCTTGCGCGGCACGGGCTGGCCTGGTCTGGGCGGAATGCCGGGCGTGGACCCGAAACGCGGACTGCTGCGGCCGCTGCTGGATTGGGAAAAAAACGGACTACGCAGCTTTCTGGAAGAAACCGGGACAGGCTGGTGTGAAGACCAGTCCAACGCCTCGCCGGACCGCACCCGCAACAGGGTTCGCCATGACATCCTGCCGCTCCTGCGCCGCGAGAACCCATCGTTTGCCAAGACCTCCATGCAGCTGTGGACCCTGGCCCAAATCGACGAGGAGTACTGGAGCCAGGCGCTCCCCCTCCTGCCCGCTCCGATGCGGAATTTCCTTCTGGCTTCGGCACTGCTCGACGTGCACCAGGCAAAGCGCCTGCGCCTCTATAAAACCATCCTTGACTCCATGGGACCGGGCCAGGTCCTGGCGAGCCATCTTTTGCGCCTCGACACGGCCTGGATGCGCAAAAATTGTGGCCGCGCCATCCAGTTTCCCGGCGACAAGGTCGCCTCCGTGCAACCCGAAGGCATCCGCTTCCACTTTCAAAAGCGTTCCTCGTAA
- a CDS encoding aminotransferase class IV produces MVEIGNEQLFWERLQATPRPGEENFLAFYDHRLGAIFTNPRLMLIPLDDHLVHRGDGVFEALRFEDGAIYQLDEHLLRLERSAGAIELALPIGTAELDDLIRQVCLASGASEGNVMVFVGRGPGGFTLDTRECPQSSLYIAAKRFVRKPESFWTVGVSAVRTRIPAKQGWMSQIKSVNYLPNVLMKKDAVEQGADYPLCFDGDGFLAEGSTENAVLVDRDGVFVVPELKNALMGTTLKRAMSLAEGFMPVATRPVPESELYDCREIILLGTSIDAVGVVRYNGRVVGDGVPGPVGLRLRGLLVEDRKAHGQRLLRA; encoded by the coding sequence ATGGTTGAAATCGGAAACGAGCAGCTCTTTTGGGAACGTTTGCAGGCTACCCCGCGCCCCGGCGAGGAGAATTTTCTGGCTTTCTACGATCATCGGCTGGGTGCGATTTTCACCAATCCGCGCCTCATGCTCATACCCCTCGATGACCACCTTGTGCACCGCGGCGACGGCGTTTTCGAGGCGCTGCGTTTTGAGGACGGAGCCATCTATCAGCTGGACGAGCATTTGCTGCGTCTGGAGCGTTCCGCCGGCGCTATTGAACTTGCCTTGCCGATCGGCACCGCCGAACTGGACGATCTGATCCGGCAGGTCTGCCTGGCCAGCGGCGCGAGCGAAGGCAACGTCATGGTCTTTGTGGGACGCGGCCCGGGCGGCTTCACCCTCGACACTCGTGAATGCCCGCAGTCGAGCCTGTACATCGCGGCCAAGCGTTTCGTCCGCAAGCCCGAATCCTTCTGGACTGTCGGGGTCAGCGCAGTGCGTACGCGCATTCCGGCCAAGCAGGGCTGGATGTCCCAGATCAAGAGCGTGAATTACCTGCCCAACGTGCTGATGAAAAAGGACGCCGTGGAGCAGGGCGCGGACTATCCGCTCTGCTTCGACGGGGACGGCTTTCTGGCCGAAGGCTCCACGGAGAACGCGGTGCTGGTGGACAGGGACGGGGTTTTCGTCGTGCCCGAGCTCAAGAACGCCCTCATGGGCACCACCCTGAAGCGGGCCATGAGCCTGGCCGAGGGTTTCATGCCGGTCGCCACCCGCCCCGTGCCCGAATCCGAGCTGTACGACTGCCGTGAAATCATTCTTCTTGGCACCAGCATCGACGCGGTGGGCGTGGTTCGCTACAATGGCCGTGTCGTGGGCGACGGCGTCCCCGGTCCTGTCGGCCTGCGCCTGCGCGGGTTGCTGGTGGAGGACCGCAAGGCCCACGGCCAGCGGCTGCTGCGGGCATGA
- a CDS encoding precorrin-2 dehydrogenase/sirohydrochlorin ferrochelatase family protein, whose product MRYYPLLLDLTDMHCLVIGAGEVGLRKIQGLLQCRAALVTAIDPAPPSRELTELLARQDNFSYEQRPFAEKDLDRARIVFACTSDREVNAAIGRACAQRGILCNMTDAPELGTFVLPASITRGDLTISISTSGASPALARVIRQDLEKRYGPEYEAMTRLLADIRTALLAMGRGSDENREIFRRLAASSLPDLIKNDDRHACLELLRRVLPTDLHTRIGEWCDDCFPTF is encoded by the coding sequence ATGCGTTATTATCCTCTGCTTTTGGACCTGACCGACATGCATTGCCTGGTCATCGGCGCGGGCGAAGTCGGCCTGCGCAAGATCCAGGGGCTGCTGCAATGCAGAGCCGCGCTGGTCACAGCCATCGACCCCGCGCCGCCAAGCCGTGAGCTGACCGAGCTTCTTGCAAGGCAGGACAACTTCTCGTATGAACAGCGGCCCTTTGCCGAAAAGGACCTTGACCGGGCGCGGATTGTCTTTGCCTGCACCTCCGACCGCGAGGTGAACGCCGCCATCGGCAGGGCCTGCGCGCAGCGGGGGATTCTGTGCAACATGACCGATGCCCCGGAGCTTGGCACTTTCGTGCTCCCCGCCAGCATCACCCGCGGCGACCTGACCATCTCCATTTCCACCAGCGGTGCCAGTCCGGCCCTGGCCCGGGTCATCCGCCAGGATCTGGAGAAGCGATACGGACCGGAGTACGAGGCCATGACCCGTCTTCTGGCCGACATCAGGACCGCGCTGCTGGCCATGGGGCGCGGCAGTGATGAAAACAGGGAGATCTTCCGCAGGCTGGCCGCCTCTTCCCTGCCGGACCTGATCAAAAACGACGATCGGCACGCCTGCCTGGAACTGCTCCGGCGCGTGCTACCCACTGACCTGCACACACGAATCGGAGAATGGTGTGATGACTGCTTCCCGACTTTTTGA
- a CDS encoding PilZ domain-containing protein, with translation MRVRNKGDNREKNRIPQEAIIRFCTGEQEECRLARMINYSSTGMYLELNYPPPKLGANLLIEVLEEDALLDPLVEYQNPKTCYYAKVVWKKNLPDSNAEFGVGLRYLSSVPQES, from the coding sequence ATGAGAGTCAGAAACAAAGGGGATAATCGCGAAAAAAATCGCATTCCACAAGAGGCCATCATTCGCTTTTGTACCGGAGAACAGGAAGAATGCCGGCTTGCCAGGATGATCAATTACAGCAGCACCGGCATGTACCTGGAATTGAACTACCCGCCTCCAAAGCTTGGCGCCAATCTGCTCATCGAAGTTCTGGAGGAAGACGCGCTCCTGGACCCTCTGGTAGAATATCAGAACCCGAAAACATGCTATTACGCAAAAGTCGTCTGGAAAAAGAACCTGCCTGACTCAAACGCCGAGTTCGGCGTCGGGTTGCGCTACCTTTCCTCGGTTCCTCAGGAAAGTTGA
- a CDS encoding glycosyltransferase family 9 protein → MNSGDSDMRGQSVPKYLVIQLARFGDLLQTKRLLRSLQLGGEVHLLVDSSLKALAHIVYPGTQVHGIAAHGTHGPDILAQVHEDLGGVMELDFHRVYNLNFSGPSFALAGMFSCSAVRGYRWHHGQRLVDSWPDQVMRWTRARALTGLNLIDVWGLYAEQPVLPELVNPDAAPRGGGIGVVMAGQNARRSLPAGMLAPLVQAAFGRVGRGPVYLLGSGGERRAAKELAALLPATLRGEVRDLVGRTGWQELHDTVSGLDLLVSPDTGTMHLAAHLGVPVLAFFLSSAWCHETGPYGRGHLVLQATQECAPCLETASCPHGISCRRVFGDPSVLRHVSGHTTRELAPGCAIMASGFDELGLIFTAVAGLDPAAARRRAFRAMAAAYAGVRMPDSAELLPEENWMRERDWMLPQTLRGRAHD, encoded by the coding sequence ATGAATTCCGGCGATTCCGATATGCGCGGCCAGTCCGTTCCCAAGTATCTGGTCATTCAGCTGGCGAGGTTTGGCGACCTGCTCCAGACAAAACGTCTGCTGCGATCCCTGCAGCTGGGCGGCGAGGTGCATTTGCTGGTGGACAGCTCCCTCAAAGCCCTGGCCCACATCGTTTATCCGGGGACTCAGGTACACGGCATCGCCGCCCACGGTACGCATGGCCCCGATATTCTGGCGCAGGTACATGAAGATCTGGGCGGCGTCATGGAACTTGATTTCCACCGCGTCTACAATCTCAATTTTTCCGGGCCGAGTTTCGCACTGGCCGGGATGTTTTCATGTTCCGCGGTTCGCGGATACCGCTGGCATCATGGGCAGCGACTCGTGGACTCCTGGCCCGACCAGGTCATGCGCTGGACCAGGGCGCGGGCGTTGACCGGCCTCAATCTGATTGACGTCTGGGGGCTCTACGCCGAGCAGCCGGTCCTTCCGGAACTGGTCAATCCCGATGCGGCTCCGCGCGGCGGCGGGATAGGGGTGGTCATGGCGGGGCAGAATGCGCGCAGATCCCTTCCTGCCGGGATGCTGGCCCCCCTTGTCCAGGCCGCTTTCGGCCGTGTCGGGCGCGGTCCCGTCTACCTGCTTGGCTCCGGAGGGGAGCGGCGGGCCGCCAAGGAGCTTGCCGCCCTGTTGCCCGCGACGCTCCGGGGAGAGGTTCGCGACCTGGTCGGCCGTACCGGCTGGCAGGAGCTCCACGACACCGTGAGCGGACTCGATCTGCTCGTCTCCCCGGACACCGGAACCATGCATCTGGCTGCCCACCTGGGCGTGCCGGTGCTGGCGTTTTTTCTTTCTTCGGCCTGGTGTCACGAGACCGGGCCTTATGGCCGGGGGCATCTGGTGCTGCAGGCCACGCAAGAGTGCGCGCCCTGTCTGGAAACCGCCTCCTGTCCGCACGGGATCTCCTGTCGCCGGGTTTTTGGCGATCCGTCCGTGTTGCGCCATGTCAGCGGCCACACGACCCGGGAGCTTGCTCCCGGATGCGCGATCATGGCGAGCGGCTTCGACGAGTTGGGCCTGATTTTTACCGCTGTCGCCGGATTGGACCCCGCAGCCGCGCGGCGCAGGGCTTTCAGGGCCATGGCCGCCGCCTATGCCGGGGTGCGCATGCCGGACAGCGCGGAACTCTTGCCGGAGGAGAACTGGATGCGGGAGCGGGACTGGATGCTGCCCCAAACACTGCGAGGAAGGGCCCATGACTGA
- a CDS encoding cytochrome C assembly family protein — MTASRLFELIIALLYLTGSVSYPLGLVLRRAFLKRIAAWTSAAAFGLHTVDLALRFQELGAANLQHGQFYMSLLAWFFVLIFFVLWWRLKHDFLSMITAPLALILFSSSLAVRTQVLAVPEHFSALWFSLHVGTIFVSLALIAMAFGAGVAYLHLERLIKTKAKLPGFSKELPSLETFDRANHWAVSIGFPLYSISVLAGFLWASFTWKKVISWDPKELITIVIWALFALLFHQRMVLGWRGRKPARTAIILFILCLVSLVGVNFLLPSHHSFRQ, encoded by the coding sequence ATGACTGCTTCCCGACTTTTTGAACTGATCATAGCACTGCTCTACCTGACCGGATCGGTCTCGTACCCCCTCGGGCTGGTCCTGCGCCGCGCGTTCCTGAAACGCATCGCGGCCTGGACATCGGCAGCGGCCTTTGGGCTGCATACCGTGGACCTGGCCTTGCGTTTTCAGGAACTGGGAGCCGCCAACCTGCAGCACGGCCAGTTCTACATGAGCCTCCTAGCCTGGTTTTTCGTGCTCATCTTTTTTGTGCTGTGGTGGCGCCTCAAACACGATTTTCTGTCCATGATCACCGCGCCCTTGGCGCTGATCCTCTTTTCCTCGTCCCTGGCGGTGCGCACCCAGGTCCTGGCCGTGCCCGAACACTTCAGCGCGCTGTGGTTCAGCCTGCACGTCGGCACCATCTTCGTTTCGCTGGCGCTCATCGCCATGGCCTTTGGCGCCGGGGTGGCCTATCTGCATCTGGAACGGCTGATCAAGACCAAAGCCAAGCTGCCCGGATTCTCCAAGGAGCTGCCCTCCCTGGAAACCTTCGACAGGGCCAATCACTGGGCCGTGAGCATCGGATTTCCCCTGTACTCCATAAGCGTGCTGGCCGGTTTCCTGTGGGCGTCCTTCACCTGGAAGAAGGTCATCAGCTGGGATCCGAAGGAACTGATCACCATCGTGATCTGGGCTCTTTTCGCCCTGCTTTTCCACCAGCGCATGGTCCTGGGCTGGCGGGGCCGCAAACCGGCCCGGACGGCCATAATCCTTTTCATACTTTGTCTTGTGTCCCTGGTCGGGGTCAACTTCCTGTTGCCGTCACACCACAGCTTTAGACAGTAA
- a CDS encoding CgeB family protein produces MTETRRILVVLPMYGGSLPIGRYCGNALRELGHVVEYFEAPDFFGAFSALKTLRVGTDRLDYLENSFLQVVSQAILAKVEAFGPDLVLAMAQAPLSRQALKRLRRDKVPTAMWFVEDREVFPYWKAFAPFYDLFAVIQKGDFAQQLAALGQPNSFYLPLAADPGVHRPLELSAVERRKYGSEISFVGAGYPNRRLAFRQLTGHALRIWGNDWDGETTLAPYLQREGARIDTDEVVRIFNATTINVNLHSSVRPGVLVGDGDFVNPRTFELAACGAFQLVDRRALLSELFADGELALFSDMAELRQSIEFYLAHPEARSEVAARGQARVLAEHTYAHRMQTLLQHASAFMQVKEIQPEDWRAQIAPHLRAEVEALLARLSLAPTVSFEDLVWAVRSREGRLDRLETAILFLDEWKKLYAGPRPGK; encoded by the coding sequence ATGACTGAGACTCGGCGAATTCTGGTTGTGCTGCCCATGTACGGCGGCTCCCTGCCCATTGGACGCTATTGCGGCAATGCCCTGCGGGAGCTTGGGCATGTGGTGGAATATTTCGAGGCCCCGGATTTTTTTGGAGCCTTTTCGGCGCTGAAGACCTTGCGCGTGGGCACGGACCGCCTTGATTATCTGGAGAACAGCTTCCTGCAGGTCGTGTCCCAGGCTATCCTGGCCAAGGTCGAGGCCTTTGGTCCGGATCTGGTCCTGGCCATGGCCCAGGCGCCCCTGTCGCGGCAGGCACTGAAGCGCCTGCGACGCGACAAGGTGCCCACGGCCATGTGGTTCGTGGAGGACCGCGAGGTTTTTCCGTATTGGAAGGCCTTTGCGCCCTTCTACGACCTGTTCGCGGTCATCCAGAAAGGTGATTTCGCGCAGCAGCTCGCGGCCCTGGGACAGCCCAATTCCTTCTACCTTCCTTTGGCCGCCGACCCGGGAGTGCATCGCCCCCTCGAACTCTCCGCCGTGGAGCGGCGCAAGTACGGCAGCGAGATATCCTTTGTGGGCGCGGGCTATCCCAATCGCAGACTGGCTTTCCGGCAACTGACCGGGCATGCCTTGCGCATCTGGGGCAATGACTGGGACGGGGAGACGACCCTTGCTCCCTATCTGCAACGGGAAGGGGCACGCATAGATACCGATGAGGTGGTGCGCATCTTCAACGCCACGACCATCAACGTGAACCTGCATTCCTCCGTCAGGCCGGGCGTATTGGTCGGGGACGGGGATTTCGTCAACCCGCGCACCTTTGAGCTCGCGGCCTGCGGAGCGTTTCAGTTGGTGGACCGGCGGGCACTTTTGTCCGAACTTTTCGCCGATGGCGAGCTGGCCCTATTTTCCGACATGGCCGAGTTGCGGCAAAGCATCGAATTTTACCTGGCCCACCCCGAGGCCCGGTCCGAGGTCGCGGCCAGGGGGCAGGCCAGGGTTCTGGCCGAGCACACCTACGCGCACCGCATGCAAACCCTTTTGCAGCACGCCTCGGCGTTCATGCAGGTCAAGGAAATCCAGCCCGAGGATTGGCGTGCTCAGATCGCGCCGCACCTGCGCGCGGAAGTGGAAGCCCTTCTGGCGCGCTTGAGCCTTGCGCCCACGGTGAGTTTCGAGGATCTGGTCTGGGCCGTGCGTAGCCGGGAAGGCCGTCTTGATCGTCTGGAAACCGCCATCCTCTTTCTTGATGAATGGAAAAAACTGTACGCTGGCCCACGGCCGGGGAAATAA
- a CDS encoding FAD-dependent oxidoreductase has translation MTKASNKDEWFLPEDQRKALASYLKDFKEVVPVHLFVTPGQNDAYADFARNLMKDLVRLTDKVTLNLHSADEKANEKFGVERFPTLLIAPEKYSIRFTGAPAGEEGQAFLHALMMASTGNSFLSARSKELLQELEEPRQVKVFVSPTCPYCPGQCVNAIKAAIEKPLLVSVECVETGENPEYAEEYSVGSIPHTVYDDEKLSTVGMESELAFVLQLVTLKAAKDMAEERSGKDSADASYHDVVIIGSGPAGLTAGIYAKRAGLDAVVLEKGIVGGLVSITPEVENYPGFINIGGKMLMDMIHEQAKQYVDVITGQTVEEIKVGRKLEVLTQDLVYVADAVIYAAGASWKKLDVPGEDRFMSKGVSFCASCDGFMFKGKKVAVVGGGNTALTDALHLKNLGVDVFIVHRRDSFRAEQHLVDSVLREEIPVHWNSVVEEIGGKETLTFISVRHVKTGETERIPVDGVFLAIGIVPNVEAVSHLGLAQEPGGYIRVDRLGRTSIPRIYAAGDITGGVQQIVTAVSEGASAAMAVFEDLTRRKTEAAARKA, from the coding sequence ATGACCAAAGCAAGCAACAAAGACGAATGGTTTCTGCCTGAGGATCAGCGCAAGGCTCTGGCCTCCTATCTGAAGGATTTCAAGGAAGTGGTGCCCGTGCATCTGTTCGTTACGCCCGGGCAGAACGATGCCTACGCCGACTTCGCGCGCAATCTGATGAAGGATCTTGTTCGCCTAACCGACAAGGTCACCCTCAACCTGCATTCCGCAGATGAAAAGGCCAACGAAAAGTTTGGCGTGGAGCGGTTCCCGACGCTGCTCATCGCACCCGAAAAATATTCCATTCGTTTTACCGGCGCTCCGGCCGGTGAGGAAGGGCAGGCCTTTTTGCACGCCCTGATGATGGCCTCAACGGGCAACAGCTTCTTGTCCGCGCGCAGCAAGGAGCTGCTGCAGGAATTGGAGGAGCCCCGCCAGGTCAAGGTTTTTGTCAGCCCGACCTGTCCGTATTGCCCCGGGCAGTGCGTCAACGCCATCAAGGCGGCCATCGAGAAACCGCTTTTGGTCAGTGTCGAATGCGTCGAGACCGGGGAAAACCCGGAGTACGCGGAAGAGTACTCCGTGGGCTCCATCCCGCACACGGTTTATGACGACGAAAAGTTGTCCACCGTGGGCATGGAGTCGGAGCTGGCCTTTGTTCTGCAACTCGTGACGCTCAAGGCCGCCAAGGACATGGCGGAGGAAAGGAGCGGGAAAGACAGTGCAGATGCAAGCTATCATGACGTGGTCATTATCGGCTCCGGACCTGCGGGTCTTACGGCCGGAATATACGCCAAACGCGCAGGTCTTGACGCCGTGGTGCTGGAAAAAGGCATTGTCGGCGGCCTGGTCAGCATCACTCCGGAAGTGGAGAACTATCCCGGCTTCATCAACATCGGCGGCAAGATGCTCATGGACATGATCCACGAGCAGGCCAAACAGTACGTGGACGTCATCACCGGTCAGACCGTCGAGGAGATCAAGGTCGGCAGGAAACTGGAAGTTTTGACCCAGGATCTGGTATATGTGGCGGATGCCGTCATATATGCGGCGGGTGCGTCCTGGAAGAAGCTGGACGTGCCCGGCGAGGACCGCTTCATGAGCAAGGGTGTGTCCTTTTGCGCGTCGTGTGACGGATTCATGTTCAAGGGCAAAAAGGTCGCCGTGGTCGGCGGCGGAAACACCGCCCTGACCGACGCCCTGCACCTGAAGAATCTGGGTGTGGATGTATTCATCGTGCATCGCCGCGACAGTTTCCGGGCCGAACAGCATCTTGTCGATTCCGTGCTCAGGGAGGAGATTCCCGTGCATTGGAACAGCGTTGTCGAGGAGATCGGCGGAAAAGAGACGCTTACGTTCATAAGCGTCCGGCACGTCAAGACCGGTGAAACAGAGCGCATCCCCGTGGACGGAGTTTTTCTGGCCATCGGCATCGTGCCCAATGTCGAGGCCGTGTCTCATCTGGGCTTGGCACAGGAGCCGGGCGGCTATATCCGCGTCGACAGACTGGGCCGCACCAGCATCCCGCGCATCTATGCGGCCGGAGACATAACCGGCGGGGTGCAGCAGATCGTCACGGCTGTCAGCGAGGGCGCTTCGGCGGCCATGGCCGTTTTCGAGGATTTGACCAGACGCAAGACGGAAGCGGCGGCGCGCAAGGCATGA
- the hemA gene encoding glutamyl-tRNA reductase, with amino-acid sequence MNQEIYLVGLNHKTAGVDVRERFALADCDPAAAGLVSDAGAVSEVMILSTCNRVEFLVVGSSDTDMRAKILRFWADQCGQPKSDLENHTYCHVGLDAVNHLFTVASSLDSMILGEPQILGQLKTAYRNAVEKGVAKVIVNRLLHKAFSVAKRVRTETAIASSAVSISYAAVELARKIFTDLTNHRALLIGAGEMAELAATHLLSAGVRDITVVNRTLAKGEELAKQFKGRAMPFEELPQALLETDIVISSTGSPTAIIRAKDMKEVLRKRRHRAIFFIDIAVPRDIDPDINGLDNVYLYDIDDLKEVVEENLAGRQQEAQKARGIVAEEVGAFMRWRDGLELQPTIVALLDQGECIARKELRKSIKQLGPNPDPQMVAILERLAKSLCHKIYHEPISYLKRRSLEEGSAQRFIHNARRMFNLDEEAIPEDAHLDRKIPSGSK; translated from the coding sequence ATGAATCAGGAAATCTATCTCGTTGGTTTGAATCACAAGACTGCTGGTGTCGATGTCAGGGAACGCTTCGCCCTGGCCGATTGCGACCCTGCCGCCGCCGGGCTGGTCAGCGACGCCGGAGCCGTGAGCGAAGTCATGATCCTTTCGACCTGCAACCGCGTCGAATTTTTGGTTGTCGGATCCAGCGACACCGACATGCGCGCAAAAATCCTGCGCTTTTGGGCCGACCAATGCGGGCAGCCCAAAAGCGATCTGGAAAACCACACCTACTGCCACGTAGGCCTTGATGCCGTGAACCACCTCTTCACCGTAGCCTCAAGCCTCGACTCCATGATCCTGGGCGAGCCCCAGATCCTGGGCCAGCTCAAGACGGCCTACCGGAACGCCGTGGAAAAAGGCGTGGCCAAGGTCATCGTCAACCGTTTGCTGCACAAGGCCTTTTCCGTGGCCAAAAGGGTCCGCACCGAGACGGCCATCGCCTCCAGCGCCGTGTCCATCAGCTATGCGGCCGTGGAACTGGCACGCAAGATCTTCACCGACCTGACCAACCACCGCGCCCTCTTGATCGGCGCCGGAGAGATGGCCGAGCTGGCGGCGACGCATCTGCTTTCCGCCGGCGTGCGCGACATCACCGTGGTCAACCGCACCCTGGCCAAGGGCGAGGAGCTGGCCAAGCAGTTCAAAGGACGCGCCATGCCCTTCGAAGAGCTGCCTCAGGCGCTGCTTGAAACGGACATCGTCATCAGCTCCACGGGCTCGCCCACGGCCATCATCCGTGCCAAGGACATGAAGGAGGTGCTGCGCAAGCGCCGCCACAGGGCGATCTTCTTCATCGACATCGCCGTGCCCCGCGACATCGACCCCGACATCAACGGCCTCGACAACGTCTATCTGTACGATATCGACGACCTCAAAGAAGTGGTCGAGGAAAACCTGGCCGGAAGGCAGCAGGAAGCGCAGAAGGCCAGAGGCATCGTCGCCGAGGAGGTCGGAGCCTTCATGCGCTGGCGGGACGGCCTGGAGTTGCAGCCAACCATCGTTGCGCTGCTGGATCAGGGCGAATGCATCGCGCGCAAGGAGCTCAGGAAATCCATCAAGCAGCTCGGCCCCAATCCGGACCCGCAGATGGTCGCCATCCTGGAACGACTGGCCAAATCCCTGTGCCATAAAATCTATCACGAACCCATCAGCTACCTCAAGCGCCGCTCCCTGGAAGAGGGCTCGGCCCAGCGCTTCATCCACAATGCCCGCCGGATGTTCAACCTGGACGAGGAAGCCATCCCCGAAGACGCCCATCTGGACCGAAAAATCCCGAGCGGCAGCAAATAA
- a CDS encoding glycosyltransferase family 4 protein gives MIRQAADREMASLAAIGVTHLDLGCEFRGGQRQVIYLAGEQHKAGVEVRVAAPQGAPILDAALELGIKIATLPRRRDYHPLNLLALLRILPSSPTILHTHDARAASLGALAHLFRRDLTLIHTRRVSYALGQGWSRWKYRLGTLVVCVSREVEDVVRGAGVRRTAVIPSAIVLDRYSRREPGNFGRVGIIGALSPQKGHAQFFRALSLLAHVPKVWVVGDGALEADLKRQAENLGLSEHIAWKGRVESSLILPSLDVLVVPSAHGEGSSGVIKEGWAAGVPVVCSDLPANLELVRDEVNGLVFSNGDPASLARQLDRLRENSALVEKLVSAGILDVAAYDASGMHAAYLRAYASALPV, from the coding sequence ATGATACGTCAGGCGGCAGACCGGGAGATGGCGTCGCTTGCGGCTATAGGAGTGACGCATCTGGATCTTGGCTGCGAATTCAGGGGCGGACAACGGCAGGTCATCTATCTTGCCGGCGAACAGCACAAGGCCGGGGTAGAGGTGCGCGTGGCCGCGCCGCAAGGCGCACCCATTCTTGATGCCGCTCTTGAACTCGGGATAAAGATTGCGACGCTGCCTCGCAGACGTGATTATCATCCCCTCAATCTGCTCGCACTGCTCCGCATACTTCCTTCCTCGCCTACCATCCTGCACACTCACGACGCCCGCGCCGCCTCTCTTGGGGCCTTGGCGCACCTCTTCCGACGGGACCTGACCCTGATCCATACCCGGCGGGTGTCCTATGCTCTGGGCCAGGGATGGAGTCGCTGGAAATACCGGCTCGGAACCCTGGTGGTCTGTGTCAGCCGGGAGGTGGAGGATGTGGTTCGCGGAGCCGGAGTTCGCCGCACAGCGGTCATCCCCAGCGCCATCGTGCTTGATAGATACTCCCGCCGGGAACCCGGAAACTTCGGGCGGGTGGGCATCATCGGCGCTCTTTCCCCACAAAAGGGCCACGCCCAGTTTTTCAGGGCCCTCTCGCTGCTGGCACATGTGCCAAAGGTCTGGGTGGTCGGCGATGGGGCCTTGGAGGCGGACCTGAAGCGTCAGGCCGAAAACCTGGGCCTTTCAGAACACATCGCGTGGAAAGGGCGGGTCGAGAGTTCTCTCATTCTGCCCAGCCTTGACGTTCTGGTTGTGCCATCGGCTCATGGCGAGGGTTCAAGCGGGGTCATCAAGGAAGGATGGGCCGCGGGCGTGCCCGTGGTCTGTTCCGATCTTCCTGCCAACCTTGAGTTGGTTCGCGACGAGGTCAACGGGCTCGTCTTTTCCAACGGGGACCCTGCCTCCCTGGCGCGGCAACTTGATCGCCTGCGGGAAAATTCCGCCCTGGTCGAAAAGCTCGTTTCGGCAGGGATCCTTGATGTCGCGGCGTATGATGCATCCGGGATGCATGCGGCCTATCTTCGGGCCTATGCCTCGGCTCTTCCTGTTTAA